A single window of Penaeus chinensis breed Huanghai No. 1 chromosome 9, ASM1920278v2, whole genome shotgun sequence DNA harbors:
- the LOC125029260 gene encoding protein hunchback-like codes for MVGLVQALRFNTRSDLGLNPSANNFKWVVPKYVEASGSSNMMQTQWKREEKRSQSCLRGRLAESGRAFAGVSAVTAAFVINAMMANPYGIFPTMPTNSSATLLCAHCKKFFTYMDSVVLCEGACKRWYHTKCAKIPETKYRVMQDKDENKILGLKCIWTCKDCRDRPEPSRDLEFETFVRERLGKLGQVLEYLVTKIQDVENRQKSQEVEFTKHWQQQQQQQQQQQQQQQQQQQQQQQQQQATVTIQGTAIPSPRTTHLFQDYGTQGHHSGQALTAQQQQQAGKDHIPGFTPMEHKIIHEVKLKMDPQAAKQQQEVEGHTSDGLHLMRPLIDPITGQEIEGAQTQEAGDALYGFTGNFAGASASTQGQATTNPTALKEAMECHYDDCKCIKQENSDQSAQVKPCSGKHCNCTCKTHKIVITHKKEHVGRIHKCPHCEFTSKRSDNVRRHMLRHTGERPHKCPHCDFSAKRPHSLKKHIENIHNKDLRPDGIVR; via the exons atggttggtttagtacaggCCCTCCGGTttaatacccggagtgacctag GGTTAAATCCATCAGCAAATAACTTTAAGTGGGTTGTGCCGAAGTATGTTGAGGCTTCTGGGTCCTCTAATATGATGCAAACccaatggaaaagagaagaaaagcgaagCCAGTCGTGCCTCCGAGGGCGTCTGGCAGAGTCCGGCCGCGCGTTCGCAGGTGTAAGCGCCGTAACAGCAGCGTTCGTGATCAATGCAATGATGGCGAATCCCTATGGCATTTTCCCGACGATGCCCACGAATAGCAGTGCCACACTTTTGTGTGCGCACTGCAAAAAGTTTTTCACGTATATGGACAGTGTTGTGCTGTGCGAGGGTGCGTGTAAGAGGTGGTATCACACGAAATGCGCCAAGATCCCAGAGACGAAGTATCGGGTGATGCAGGACAAGGACGAGAACAAGATCCTGGGACTAAAGTGCATTTGGACGTGCAAGGACTGCAGGGACCGCCCCGAGCCCTCAAGGGACCTGGAGTTCGAGACTTTTGTGCGCGAGAGGCTTGGCAAGCTAGGGCAGGTGCTCGAATACCTGGTGACCAAAATTCAGGATGTGGAGAACAGACAGAAGTCGCAGGAGGTCGAGTTTACCAAG cattggcagcagcagcagcaacaacagcagcaacagcaacaacaacaacaacaacagcagcaacaacaacagcaacaacagcaagccACAGTCACCATACAGGGTACCGCCATTCCGAGCCCTAGGACAACGCACCTCTTCCAAGACTATGGCACACAAGGTCACCACTCAGGTCAGGCGCTGACTGCCCAACAGCAGCAACAGGCAGGCAAGGACCACATACCTGGATTCACCCCAATGGAGCACAAAATAATTCATGAGGTCAAGCTGAAGATGGACCCACAGGCAGCTAAGCAGCAGCAGGAGGTGGAGGGTCACACCAGTGATGGCCTGCATCTCATGCGGCCACTTATCGACCCCATAACCGGCCAAGAGATTGAAGGAGCGCAAACACAA gaAGCTGGAGATGCTCTCTATGGTTTCACGGGGAACTTTGCTGGAGCCTCAGCATCTACACAG GGCCAGGCCACAACCAACCCCACAGCCCTGAAGGAGGCAATGGAGTGCCACTATGACGACTGCAAATGTATCAAGCAGGAGAATTCAGACCAGTCAGCGCAGGTGAAGCCATGTTCCGGAAAGCACTGCAATTGCACGTGCAAGACCCACAAGATTGTGATCACACACAAGAAGGAGCATGTGGGCAGAATCCACAAGTGCCCACACTGTGAGTTTACAAGCAAGCGGTCAGACAACGTTCGGCGGCACATGCTCCGGCACACGGGAGAGAGACCCCACAAGTGCCCCCACTGTGACTTCAGTGCCAAGCGGCCACATTCCCTGAAAAAACACATAGAAAACATTCACAACAAGGACCTGCGCCCAGATGGCATAGTCAGATAA